In Legionella israelensis, the genomic window TCTAGTAACAAAAACAAATTTTGGCTGTGGCTCCTCAAGAGAACATGCTGTATGGGCATTAATGCAAGCAGGCATTCGCGTTGTGATAGCAAAATCTTATTCAGATATCTTTTATAACAATGCTGCAAAAAACGGACTGCTACTAATTAGCCTAGAGTCTTCAATGATTGAGTCTATGATAAAAAACGTGAAAAAAAATGCGCCTATCCTAACGGTTGATTTAGACCATCAAGCTATCACGATATTGAATGAAGATAGCTATCATTTTGAATTTGACTCTTTTCATAAAGAATGTTTTTTAAAAGGTCACGATGAACTTGATTATTTGTTGGAGGTAACCAGATGACAAAAAGAATTGCAGTCTTGCCGGGTGATGGCATTGGTCCCGAGGTCATGCAACAAGCTTTAAGGGTTTTAAATTGTGTAGCTGACAAATTTGAACACCAGTTTGACTATTTTGAAGGCAAAATAGGCGGACAGGCCTTTGACCTTTACCAATCTCACTTACCGGAGGAAACACTGGATATTTGCCAGTCAGCTGATGCCATATTGTTTGGCTCAGTGGGAGGCCCAATTAACCAACAGCATCTAGACAAATGGCAACATTGTGAAGTGAATAGCATATTGAAATTAAGAAAACACTTTAATTTGTCTATTAATATTCGTCCAATCTCAGTATTTCCTGAATTAGCGGAATGTAGTCCACTGCAAAAAAATAAAATAAAGAATGGAATCAATTTTATCATTTTTCGAGAGTTAACGGGAGGCATCTATTTTGGTGAGCACCAACAACAGAAGAAAAATAATATTCGAACAGCTTCAGATAGTTGCATTTATGATGAAACGCAAGTGAAGACAATCGCCCATTCGGCTTTTCAGGCAGCTATGAATCGAAATAAAAAAATTTGTTCAGTAGACAAAGCTAACGTATTAGCAACCTCTAAGTTATGGCGTGAAGTAGTGAATGAAGTGGCCTGTTACTATCCAGAGGTGGAATTAACTCACATGCTTGTTGATAATTGTGCAATGCAAATGATACTTAACCCCCGGCAATTCGATGTGATTGTCACAGAAAATATGTTTGGGGATATTATTTCAGATTTAGCAGCCGCATTACCAGGATCCATAGGCCTAATCCCTTCTGCCAGCATGAATGCAGATGGATTGGGGCTTTATGAGCCATCCGGTGGGTCAGCGCCAGAAATTGCCGGTAAAGGCATTGCCAATCCATGTGCTCAGATACTGTCTGCTGCAATGATGTTACGGCATTCATTCGAAATGCATAAAGAGGCAAATCTTATTGAAGAAGCCATCAATGCAACCTTTGCCAGGGGGATGATTACTGTAGACTTGACTAGCGATGAAACCAAAGCAAAACGTACCAGTCAATTTACTGATTTTATTATCGACTATATTGAGAAAGCTGATTAGGTAAGGTAGTTATGACTATATATTTTTCAAGTTTCATTTTAATAATTGTAAGTTGGGCCATCATTGTTATCGTGCCCGGACCAAATTTATTTGCAACTGTATCATCCTCTGCTTCCCATTCGCGTATGGCCGGTATTGCAACATCTATGGGCATTGCTTTTGGAACTACCATATGGTGTTTCTTAAGCTTACTCGGCTTGACTGTGACGTGGTTTAATGGATTCGGACACAGCAGTTAAGAGATAATAAGCTTAACTGGAGTAAAAAAGATGACAATTAGAAGAAAATTTTCACAAGAATTTAAACTTGATGCGATAAGCCTTGTAAAAGATCAAGGTTACAGTCGAGCTGAGGCCTCTCGCAGTTTATCAATTCATCCCAATATGCTTAGTCGGTGGATAAAAGAACATGAATCAGATCAAGGGAATGCATTCAGGGGTAACGGGAAATTAACGGCTGAACAGCTTGAGATTCGCCAGCTACGAGAAGAAAACCGTCGGCTGAAGATGGAAAAGGAGATTTTAAAAAAGGCGGCGGCCTTCTTTGCTCAGGAAACGAAGTGAAATATTCGTTTATCGCCCAACATGAGAAGGTCTGGCCAATAGACAAGATGTGTCTATTACTGGGCGTTTTGCGTTCAGGATATTATCGATACCGTCGAAATCGACACGGTAAACCGAGCGATCCATTACATCAGGAGATGATTGATTTTGTGAAAGACATCGCGGAGAAAAGTACTTATACATTTGGCAGTAGACGCATGAGAAAAGCGCTAAATGCTCTAGGATATCCGGTTGGTCGGCGTAAAACTCAGAGCCTGATGAAAGAAGCGGGCGTTATGGTTCGGTACAGAAAAAAATATAAGATAACGACCAATAGCAGACATAAAAAACCGGTTTTTGAAAATGTTCTGAGCCGTGATTTTTCGCCCAGTGCGCCAGACCGAGCTTATGTATCGGATATTACTTACCTGTCAACACAAGAGGGTTGGTTATATCTGACAGTGGTTATTGATTTGTTCTCCAGGAAAGTTGTTGGCTGGAGTATGAGTTCAAGGATGAAGGCAGATTTAGTTTGTGATGCCCTGAAAATGGCTTTATGGCAACGTAAACCAAAACCTGGCTTAATTGTGCATTCAGATAGAGGCTCTCAATATGCCAGCAATGAGTACCGTAAATTACTCAACGACTGGAAGTGTACTGGCAGCATGAGCAGAAAAGGTGATTGTTGGGATAATGCGGTTGCAGAGAGCTTTTTTGGTAGCTTGAAGCAAGAACGAGTGCAATGGAAACATTATCAGACGCGTTCTGAGGCACACCGGGATGTATTAAATTACATCACCGTTTTTTATAATGATTTTCGGCTTCACTCAACAATTGGTTATAAAAGCCCAAATCAATTCGAAAAGGAAATGAGGTTGTTAAAAATGGTTGCTTAACTGGTGTGTCGCAATTTGCTTGACCACGTCACTGTCATCCTTCATTCAGGCAGCTTTGTTTACGAAATATTGAAATTATTAGGTGGGGCTTATTTAATTTATTTGGGAATAAAAACCATACTCACTCAAAAAAAAATAATTTCAGATCACCCTCAACCGATAAATCGCTCAACCACCATTATGAAAGCTTTTATTAAGGGCGTTATGATTGATTTGAGTAACCCCAAGGCCGCAATATATTTTACAAGTCTATTTGCTGTAGGCATGTCAAATAAAGCGTTCCTCTTTTATCTAAAGCTCTCTTTTTAGTGGGGATTAAAATTTGTACACCAAATAAGGTGCACGTTATTTTCATTAACTCTTCTTGATATGAATCTACTTAATCCATTTATAAAATGAGCTTCTGGATTGGCGATCATTCGCCTATATTGAAATTTCAATTTATTTATTTCATTGTATGAAACGGAATTTAATAATATAGGATATCAACCCATGTTCAGATCAATTGCATTTTTTCTTCTTTTTTTGTTGACAGGAGATGTTACTGCGGCTGCCTTGGAAGCTCAACCATCAGCTATAAAGTATGAGTTTTTACCTAATAAGCCGGTTATCATGACTAACTCTACCAGTAAAAATATTCAAATGTGGTGTGAAATGCATGTAGATAGTTATGCTGATAACACATTCTATATTAAGCAATTACGAGGACGAGGCGAGGTTAACGGAACAACGTTAAATACAGGCAATAGTATGAATATTTCCGTCAAGCAGCTGCAAACCATGCAAATCGTTATAAATGCAAATTCTCAAATCCAATTTACCAGTTTAAGTTCCTATGTGATATCTGCTATTTGCCATTGATTTTTTAAGTTATGGCAAAAGTCGGGTTAAATTACAGAGTATGTTACGCTTATCTTGTGAATAAAAAGTTTGCGATGCACTGGAAGCCCACCTAAAAAGATGCTGCTTCCATTTTTTCTCATTCCAGTAAACAGTAATAGTAAAAATAGTCTCTCAGCAATGGGATCTTCTTGTTTTATAGCCTATATTAATTTATTGTTTAAAAATAACTCTTTTTTCCAGTTTCCTGAGCGTGGATGAATACTCAATATGAGACATCTTCTAAGGATTTATTTCCACCCTATCTAAAAAACCATGAGGGAAATGAGCGTCTTGTGGGATTTGAAATTGAATTTGTGGGTATTTCTATTGACGAATCCATTCAACTTTTGAAAAATCTTTTCTCGGGAAATATTAAGCGTCTCAATCAAAATGAATACATATTAAACGATTCATGTCTTGGGCAATTTAAAGTAGAACTGGATGCGCATCTTTTAAAGCAACTGGCGGCTGAATCAGAAAAAAATCGCAAAGAAAATAAAATGGATATAAAAGGGTATATTGAACAATTTATTTCCTCGGCCTTTGATGAAATTATTCCTTTAGAAATCATAACTCCGCCCGTGACCATTCAATCCATTCAATCATTGGATCCGATTGTAGATGATTTACGTGAACATGGGGCAAAGGGGACACATACCTCAAAAATTGCTGCGTTTGGGGTACATGTTAATCCTGATATCCCTTCTTTATCCGCTGCCTGCATTTTAAGTTTTTTGCGTGCATATGTGTTGCTTAGTGATTGGCTAAGAAACGAAATTGATGTTGATTTTAGCCGAGCCGTATCCCCCTTTATTAATGAGTATCCGCGGGCTTACAAAAAAAAGATTTTGCAATCCGACTATCAGCCTTCAATGGATACCTTAATGCGTGATTATATCCGCTACAATCGCACGCGTAACCGCGCGTTGGATATGTTGCCGTTATTTATGTATATTGATGAACAAACTGTGAAAGAAAAAGTAGGCTCAAGATTGATTCATGCACGTCCCACGTTTCATTATCGTCTAGCTAATTCGAATTTAAACCTGCCTGATTGGAATTTTACAACTGAATGGAGACGGTGGTTGTATATCGAAAAACTGGCAGCGAATGAATTAATGCAAGAGGAAATGGTGAAAGAATATTTGGCTTTGGAGCGGCAATCCCTTTTTTTTAATAAAAATCAATGGATTAATACCACTTCAAATTATCTACAAGATTTATGAACAATCGACCTGTTATTGCCATTACTCACTCTGTTAAACAATCAAGAACAGTGATTTTTTTTGTAAAATTTGCCATCTGGCTAGCTGGTGGAAAGCCTAAATGCATCACCGCTAAAAAAAATTCAAATTTTTTTGATTATGATGGCTTGGTGTTATGTGGCGGGGTGGATATAAACCCCGAGCTATATGAGGAAACAAAAAAGACGGGCTACCCGTATGAACCCGAACGAGATGAATTAGAGCTTGCTCATTTAACCTTTGCCGAGAAAAAAAACATCCCCGTGTTTGGTCTCTGTCGGGGGTGTCAGCTTATGAATATATTTCGTTCTGGCAAGTTGCATTTAGATATCACTAAAGCGTATGAAAAGGCACAATACCCTTCAAATTTAATAGGCTATATCTTCTTTAGAAAAAAGATTTATATTAAACAAGGAAGTAAATTATTTTTACTAATACAAAAACCTGAGATAAAGGTGAATAGTCTTCATAAACAATCTATCAGTCAACTTGGTCGTGATCTTGTGATTACCGCTTCCGAAAAAAATAAAATCGTGCAATGCATAGAAGATCCAAGAAAACAATTTTTTTTAGGAGTGCAGTTTCATCCCGAGTTTTTAATCTATAAAAAATGCTTCCGCAACCTCTTTAAAGCCCTCGTCCGTTCAACAACCCTATAAATGGCATGTTTCGATCTTAGATAATAATTAAAACTTCCTTCATTCCTTAAACGATTGAATAATAAAGATAAAAAAAACACTTTTCTTTTTACCCACACCTACGCGTTAAATTGTTGCCAGTCTTATTTCTTCAAGGCACATTGCGAGATATTTTCCACCTCTTCGATGTTATCTGCACCAGTGCTTGCTTTTAAAAGTCGTCATCAGAGGACATTCTCCTGCCCGCTGCCTGTAATAACTATCTCTACGTAATATTTAATTAATAATCAGACTGTATAATTTATATATACAGATGTTTAAGGTAAATAAAATGACTGACAAAGTATTAAGACACTGGATGGAAACCAAAAAAAAGTGGGAAGATATCTTTTCTCTGAGGGTGCCTAAGCCAGAGAATTTATTAGATTTAATGGAGAAGTGGTCGGATTTTAGACGAATAACTATAACCCTTGCTACAGAGCCTGCACAAATAAAAGGCGGTGATAAATTTTATCTTGACGCCCAAAGTTTTTTACAAGAGGCATGCCAATTTTTTGGTGTTCAATCATACAAAGACTTACCATTTCCTGGAAATTTACCCTATAAGCTAATTGAAGCATCAACAAAAGCTCAAGGCAAATCCACCTTATCTACAGAAATGTTTAAAGCTGATTTTCCTAAAGCGGTAAAGGAAGCAAAGAACTTAAAACAGCAACGAAAAGAAGAAGAGAAACAAAGGGAAGAAGAGACAATTAGGATAAGAGAAGAACAAAGAAAACAAGAAATACATGATAAAGTAGAGCAGGATCCATTCTTTTTAGCTTTAAATGGCATTCAAGGAAAAATTAACGGTGAAATAACTAGAATTAGCCTTAAGAATCCCAATGATGATCGTATCACGCACTTACGTCATGTTGAAGCTTTAATGCAAAGCCAAATCAGTACAACCAAACAAAGTTGCAAAGAGGACTTTTTAAGTTACAGAGGAAAAAATCAGGAAAGTCTCAGGTCAGAATGTAAAAATCAAATGAAAACGATCATCAAAATTCATTTAATGGATAATAACGCATTAGAAATGAGCTGGCGTGAAAAAATTGGAAGAGCAATTTTAAATGCGATTATTGCTCTTCCCGTTAAGATAAAAAGCATAAGCTCGAATACTCCTAGCAGCAACTTGTTTTTTAAATTTAAAACCACATCAAAAGAAAATATTGAGAACATTCAGGATGATATTGATAAAATTGAAACAAAACCATACAAAAAATAATGGTGATATAACAAAGATGATCAAGTAAACTAGGGAGCTTCCCCATACCTCCCACTATTCTTTGTGCATAGCTCCCAATTCATACGATTTATCGCACTATCGTTATTTCGCCAAACTCCAGTGTGCAAATAGTTTAAGGTTACCATCCGCAGGCAGAACATCTCGAAGCGCCTCTTTATAAAACATGTATCCATTGTATTCGATAGACGCCAGACTAAAATTTTCTCAAATATCAGTCCATAATAGCAATTATGGTATAAAAATCCTCATTTTAATCTATAAATCAGTATGCCAAAATAATCCCTTTACAAAGATTTTTTATCATGAAGACAGCCTGCTAGTATTTGTAGCGAAAGATTTACGGTGGATTAAAGATGGTTTATCTGCTTGGCTCAGGAGGTTAGCGCGGCGAGGATGGCTTTTCTGGATAGCTTTCCCTGAATATGGCCTTGCTTATCAATGACCGCTAATGGCAAATCCGATTGTAAGCTTAAGGGTAATACTTCTTCTAGTGTTTTATCTTCAGTAACCGTTAATGCAGGTTTTAGATGAGCTTGGATAGTACCTTGTTTATCCGAGCCGATTAATTGAGCCAAACCAACCACACTAATATTAGTGTGTTCAACAACGTAACACTCCCCCACCCCTTGTTGTTTCATCTGGGAAATTGCCTGTTCAATTGAGATATCGGGGGGAAAATTTAAGCACGACAGTTTGGCGGTACCCGCTGTCATAAACTGGCTGCGATTGACATGTTCGACAAAGCGTTTGACATACTCATTAGACGGATTTCGTACAATATTCACTGGCGTGTCAGTTTGAGCAATAGTGCCCTGATATAAAATCGTCACCCGATCCCCCAGTCTGAGTGCCTCATCCAAATCATGAGTAACAAAAATAATGGTGCGTTTCATTTGCGATTCTAGATTTAATAATAATGTCTGCATTTCATGACGTATCAATGGATCTAAGCCGCTGAAAGCCTCATCCATAAGCAAAATATCTGCCTCTGTAGCTAAAGCCCTGGCCAAGCCAACCCGTTGCTGCATCCCGCCTGACAGTTCGGACGGATAGGCTTTTTCAAAGCCGGATAATCCGACTTGATCAATCCAATGGGCAACTTTGTTTTCAATTGAAGCAGACCGGCGCCATTTTGACTGCACCATTAACCCGTAGGCTACATTTTCAAACACGTTAAAATGCGGCAATAAACCATAGTGTTGAAACACCATACTGGCTTTTTGTTGGCGAAAGCGGTTGGTTTTTTTCTCGTTATATTGGGTGATATCCTCATTATCAATATAAATATGGCCTAGGGTCGGTTTCAGTAACCCATTCAAGTGGCGCAAAAAAGTCGATTTACCAGAACCTGATAATCCCATGATCACATGACAATCACCCTGATGGATGGTTAAGTTCACATGATTTAAACTCACCATCTCACCGGTTTTGGCTTTGATATCATCGCTGCTGGCTCCTCGCCTTAATAAGGCTACTGCCTCCTTGGAAACTTGACCGTATATTTTGCATAAGTCTTGGATGACAATATCACTCATTCATTCAGATCCTTGCATATGATAATGGACTTGTAATCGATGACCGTATGCCTGACTTATTCGATCCAGCATAATCGATAAGAACACAATCGCTAAACCGGCGGTAAATCCCACCCCCATATCCTGTTGTTGTAAACCAAATAACACTTGCTGACCCAAGCCTTTTACACCAATCATAGAAGCAATCACAACCATCGCCAAGGCCATCATAATCGCCTGGTTGATACCAACCATGATACTGGGCAAGGCAAGAGGTAATTGGACTTTGGTCAGGATTTGTTTACGGTGGGTACCAAATGCCTTGGCTGCTTCTAAGGTTTCCCTATCCACTTGGCGAATACCCAATGCGGTCAGGCGAATTAATGGTGGCATGGCATACATTGCCGTGGCAACGACGCCAGAAAAGGTACCCAAACCAAACAGCATGACCACTGGAATTAAATAGACAAATGAAGGCATGGTTTGCATGACATCAAGTATAGGAGAAAGCGTTCGATATATTGTCTGATTTAAACCTGCGAGGATACCTAGCGGTAAGCCAAGTGATGCAGTCAGTATGATGGCAATAAAAATTAAGATTAACGTCTGTACGCCAGGTACCCATAACTGCATTCCCCAGATGATTAAATTGCCTATCAATACAAATAAGGTTAATCCTATTTTTCTAGAAGCATGGAAAGCAAGAGCGGTAAACAATGCGGTTAAAAATAACCAAGATAGTTGGTTGACCAAGAAGCGCTCAAATACGCCTACGATATATAAAATCGGGTAACTGATTGAATGTCTTAAAAAATCAGCATAATGTATTACGAGCTCATTAACGAACTCGTCAATAAAACTGCGAAAAGGAATAAAGGAATGAGCTGGCGTTGCGTTATAAAACAATGGCCTGGAGTATAAAATATATAAGCTAACAAGAGTAATCAAGGTTATAATAGGTAAAATAAAGACAATAAGCCGATGCTTAGACCAACGTCGTTGGCCAATTAAATAGGCCAGAGCCGTTAATATAATAATAGCTGAGATGCCTGATAATTTAAGTAAAAATGAAGCCGTTTTTTGTTTGTCGAGAGAATGATCGGCTGATAACGCTTCATGCACGCGTTTGGCATTGGCCTCAGGAATCCAGCTTTGCCAAATTTCCGGGTTATTCTTTAAAAAAGCAATCGCTGCTTTGCGACCCCTTAGATCTTGGTGGTCATTCATATAGACCAAGCCTTCATTAACAAATTCTGTACTCATATAAAAAAGGTTGAGAAATTTGGCGATATTGGGGGCTTTGTCTAAAAATTTTACGTTAGCAGCAATATGAATGGTTAAACTGGGATATGCCACACCTTTCAAGCCTTTGCCGGTTTTGCTGTTGACGAGTCGATTCCAATCTTTAGTATTGTATGGTGGTTCTTTGAGCTCCAGCATTTGATTGCCATATTTGCCCATCAAATAGGTTGGTCTCCAATAATAGAAAAATAATGGCTTTCTGCGTTGGAGGGCTGATATGATCTCTGATCGCAGCGCTTCTCCCGAACCTGTGCGGAAATTGTTGTAATAATCCAATAAGCCATAGGCTGCCAGTTTCTTACTATTCATCGTCTCACAATCCCAGCCTATTTTGCAGTTATAAAATCGCCCTTTATTGGGGTCGGCAGGGTCTGAGAATAGTTGATGGTATTTTTTCATGTCAACAACCGACCGGAGTTTGGGCGCTAATGGTTTGATATTTTGTTTTGGATCCCCATAGACGATAAAACGTGGGATATAAAAATTTTGAGTTGCTCTATCAATGGAAACGCCCTTAGTTTCTGATACTCGACCTGTTTTGAGCATTTTGTTCCAAATTTGAATATTATTGGCTTTCCATAACTCCATATTGATATCAACATCACCACGCACCAGTGCGTTTAACAGCGGTACGGAGGTGCCTCGAATCGATTCCGTTTTGCAGCCATAGCCTGTTTCGAGAATATAGCGGGCCACCTCAGTACTGAAACTATTGCTATCCCAGTCATTGCCAGCGAAGCGTATAGTCCTGTCTAAATCACAGGAATGCGTAATGGTTGAAAACAGGAAAAGGCAGATGAATAAGATAGCAATTTTTTTCATAAGTAATGGTTTTAAAAGAAGTATTTTTAATGTATCTGAAGTTAAACTCGATGACAATTGAATACCCCTTGAACCAAACTCTTTTCGAACACTGATTTTATTCAGACTCTGAAAGAAAACCTCTATGAACGATAAAGCCTTAATTGTAATTAGCCTGAATGTCGATAGCGAAAAAGAAGTTGAGTTTAATGATTTTTATTGCCGTTTATATATCATGGATAAGCTGCGCTTCGTTTTAAGGAATGTTTCAATATTGAGCATTAATGATCTAATCTAAAAATAGATAATTAATTTCATCACAAGGACTTTTATGTCAAAAGCAACCATCAGCAAACAAGAAGCCTTCCAGATAATAGAAAAATTTAATCAACTAAACGCTTCTCGAGCTCCCATTGCCGAATTTGTTAATCTGATTGATATTGAAAATTTCGAAATACGTTTACAGGGCAGCAATATCTTTTTTAAAGGTATTGCTGGATTAGCTGATCATCAAATAGGTAAGCAAATCTTTTTTGATCAATCTTTTGATTGTGAGTTCATTCATAGTCACATGGAAAACGATCAAATGATTGTTGAAACCAAAGGTGTCTGGTATGCCAAAACCTGGCAATATCCAGCGGCTTACAGTCAGCAGTTGATTGCCGATTTAAGGCATACGTGGAGACTTGAAAAACAATCAGATGGCCACTTGTTGATTGTCTCTCATGTTTGTGAACATTTTGCTTATCGCGAAGGTTATTCGCCGACGGATCATACGCAAGAATTTCATTTGTTATTAAAATAACTAATCTACAGGAGTCGAGCATGCCTATTGGACAAGAAGAGATTATTGAGCTCAGTCATCAATTTCATAACCTCGTTATGGTAAAAAAAGGCAACGCTGAGCAACAATCTGAGTTTTTTTTATACCCGGAACCTCGCATTTTTCTTCTGCACGGTGAGGATATTAGCTTACAAAAAAACCATGAAATCCATCAAAAACTTATTGATGAAATTCATATCCCTCAGAAAAGCTGGCTCATCACTCCCTTGTGTAATGAGCCTGAACGAGTTCGGGCTGTAGGTTGTGTTTATTGGGAAGGACGCGTTAGACATTCCAAAAACAGGGAAAAAATAAAATGTTTTGTCGGTGAAGACTGGATTGTTCAGCGTACTTCCGATGGACAATTAAAATTTGTTTTATACATCAACGCTTATCATCATTTTTTACCGGATTCAGCGATGATAAGCTTTTAAATTCTGCGATTCATAAGCATGAATTTTTTATTAATTATTGCAGGTTATACCGCATTGTGAATCACATAAGTTAAAATATAAACTAATGTATAAGTAGTAAAAAATATGAGCAATTATTTAAGGTTACTTTCGTTTGTCCAGAAATACCTCAATAAGTGCTATATCTACTGTGACATTTTAAATGAAGGGTAAATACAGTGGTGAAATCAGTCCATGCTCTGATCGTAGGTGGTGGTATCTCGGGATTAACGCTTGCTAACTTATTAATTCATGGAAATAAAAAGATTAAATACCATGTTACCCTGTTCGAGTCACGACCGTATTTGGGTTGTAAGGAAAACAATATAGCTGGAGGGATAGGTATTTGGCCGCCAAGTCAGTCGGTATTGAGGAACATACCAAATTATCAAAGATTTATGAAGCAATTTGCTTATTTTATGCCATCTCCGAGTTATCGAGATTCGAAGGGAAGAATATTGGCAAGAGCTAATGAAGACTTTGGTGATCGATTCCCTGTTCAATGTTTAGAGCGCTATGATTTAATCAACCTGCTCTCAGCAGGTTTAAAAAATAGAAAAGATGTTGAAATAATCACATCCCAGAAGATCTGTGAATACGAACGATACAATAATCAAATCGGAATTAGAGTTGATAAGAAGTTATATAAATAGGACTTACGCATTGACAGCTTTAAAAAGACCTGTGCCGCCTTGAATAAATCCACGAATATTGGCAAGAAACAGGTCACG contains:
- the leuD gene encoding 3-isopropylmalate dehydratase small subunit encodes the protein MQPFTNIVSQAIPLDMDNVDTDMIIPAQFLTKIDKNGYGNHLFQRLCEQDPDFIWNNPSYKNAEILVTKTNFGCGSSREHAVWALMQAGIRVVIAKSYSDIFYNNAAKNGLLLISLESSMIESMIKNVKKNAPILTVDLDHQAITILNEDSYHFEFDSFHKECFLKGHDELDYLLEVTR
- the leuB gene encoding 3-isopropylmalate dehydrogenase, whose product is MQQALRVLNCVADKFEHQFDYFEGKIGGQAFDLYQSHLPEETLDICQSADAILFGSVGGPINQQHLDKWQHCEVNSILKLRKHFNLSINIRPISVFPELAECSPLQKNKIKNGINFIIFRELTGGIYFGEHQQQKKNNIRTASDSCIYDETQVKTIAHSAFQAAMNRNKKICSVDKANVLATSKLWREVVNEVACYYPEVELTHMLVDNCAMQMILNPRQFDVIVTENMFGDIISDLAAALPGSIGLIPSASMNADGLGLYEPSGGSAPEIAGKGIANPCAQILSAAMMLRHSFEMHKEANLIEEAINATFARGMITVDLTSDETKAKRTSQFTDFIIDYIEKAD
- a CDS encoding LysE family transporter, giving the protein MTIYFSSFILIIVSWAIIVIVPGPNLFATVSSSASHSRMAGIATSMGIAFGTTIWCFLSLLGLTVTWFNGFGHSS
- a CDS encoding IS3 family transposase (programmed frameshift), which translates into the protein MTIRRKFSQEFKLDAISLVKDQGYSRAEASRSLSIHPNMLSRWIKEHESDQGNAFRGNGKLTAEQLEIRQLREENRRLKMEKEILKKAGGLLCSGNEVKYSFIAQHEKVWPIDKMCLLLGVLRSGYYRYRRNRHGKPSDPLHQEMIDFVKDIAEKSTYTFGSRRMRKALNALGYPVGRRKTQSLMKEAGVMVRYRKKYKITTNSRHKKPVFENVLSRDFSPSAPDRAYVSDITYLSTQEGWLYLTVVIDLFSRKVVGWSMSSRMKADLVCDALKMALWQRKPKPGLIVHSDRGSQYASNEYRKLLNDWKCTGSMSRKGDCWDNAVAESFFGSLKQERVQWKHYQTRSEAHRDVLNYITVFYNDFRLHSTIGYKSPNQFEKEMRLLKMVA
- a CDS encoding LysE family transporter, producing MCRNLLDHVTVILHSGSFVYEILKLLGGAYLIYLGIKTILTQKKIISDHPQPINRSTTIMKAFIKGVMIDLSNPKAAIYFTSLFAVGMSNKAFLFYLKLSF
- a CDS encoding amidoligase family protein yields the protein MNTQYETSSKDLFPPYLKNHEGNERLVGFEIEFVGISIDESIQLLKNLFSGNIKRLNQNEYILNDSCLGQFKVELDAHLLKQLAAESEKNRKENKMDIKGYIEQFISSAFDEIIPLEIITPPVTIQSIQSLDPIVDDLREHGAKGTHTSKIAAFGVHVNPDIPSLSAACILSFLRAYVLLSDWLRNEIDVDFSRAVSPFINEYPRAYKKKILQSDYQPSMDTLMRDYIRYNRTRNRALDMLPLFMYIDEQTVKEKVGSRLIHARPTFHYRLANSNLNLPDWNFTTEWRRWLYIEKLAANELMQEEMVKEYLALERQSLFFNKNQWINTTSNYLQDL
- a CDS encoding gamma-glutamyl-gamma-aminobutyrate hydrolase family protein gives rise to the protein MNNRPVIAITHSVKQSRTVIFFVKFAIWLAGGKPKCITAKKNSNFFDYDGLVLCGGVDINPELYEETKKTGYPYEPERDELELAHLTFAEKKNIPVFGLCRGCQLMNIFRSGKLHLDITKAYEKAQYPSNLIGYIFFRKKIYIKQGSKLFLLIQKPEIKVNSLHKQSISQLGRDLVITASEKNKIVQCIEDPRKQFFLGVQFHPEFLIYKKCFRNLFKALVRSTTL
- a CDS encoding quaternary amine ABC transporter ATP-binding protein — translated: MSDIVIQDLCKIYGQVSKEAVALLRRGASSDDIKAKTGEMVSLNHVNLTIHQGDCHVIMGLSGSGKSTFLRHLNGLLKPTLGHIYIDNEDITQYNEKKTNRFRQQKASMVFQHYGLLPHFNVFENVAYGLMVQSKWRRSASIENKVAHWIDQVGLSGFEKAYPSELSGGMQQRVGLARALATEADILLMDEAFSGLDPLIRHEMQTLLLNLESQMKRTIIFVTHDLDEALRLGDRVTILYQGTIAQTDTPVNIVRNPSNEYVKRFVEHVNRSQFMTAGTAKLSCLNFPPDISIEQAISQMKQQGVGECYVVEHTNISVVGLAQLIGSDKQGTIQAHLKPALTVTEDKTLEEVLPLSLQSDLPLAVIDKQGHIQGKLSRKAILAALTS
- a CDS encoding glycine betaine ABC transporter substrate-binding protein; translated protein: MSSSLTSDTLKILLLKPLLMKKIAILFICLFLFSTITHSCDLDRTIRFAGNDWDSNSFSTEVARYILETGYGCKTESIRGTSVPLLNALVRGDVDINMELWKANNIQIWNKMLKTGRVSETKGVSIDRATQNFYIPRFIVYGDPKQNIKPLAPKLRSVVDMKKYHQLFSDPADPNKGRFYNCKIGWDCETMNSKKLAAYGLLDYYNNFRTGSGEALRSEIISALQRRKPLFFYYWRPTYLMGKYGNQMLELKEPPYNTKDWNRLVNSKTGKGLKGVAYPSLTIHIAANVKFLDKAPNIAKFLNLFYMSTEFVNEGLVYMNDHQDLRGRKAAIAFLKNNPEIWQSWIPEANAKRVHEALSADHSLDKQKTASFLLKLSGISAIIILTALAYLIGQRRWSKHRLIVFILPIITLITLVSLYILYSRPLFYNATPAHSFIPFRSFIDEFVNELVIHYADFLRHSISYPILYIVGVFERFLVNQLSWLFLTALFTALAFHASRKIGLTLFVLIGNLIIWGMQLWVPGVQTLILIFIAIILTASLGLPLGILAGLNQTIYRTLSPILDVMQTMPSFVYLIPVVMLFGLGTFSGVVATAMYAMPPLIRLTALGIRQVDRETLEAAKAFGTHRKQILTKVQLPLALPSIMVGINQAIMMALAMVVIASMIGVKGLGQQVLFGLQQQDMGVGFTAGLAIVFLSIMLDRISQAYGHRLQVHYHMQGSE